One Tepidimicrobium xylanilyticum genomic window carries:
- the yajC gene encoding preprotein translocase subunit YajC, with product MAAANAGGAGLGGLILPIAILIFFYVFAIRPQKKKEKEIREMRESLKVGDEVITIGGIYGKIIKIKDEIITIEVGANKTKIDVTRWAIGAVINRKETKESKEDSEENS from the coding sequence ATGGCAGCAGCAAATGCAGGAGGAGCAGGCTTAGGGGGTCTTATTCTGCCTATTGCTATATTGATATTCTTTTATGTATTTGCAATAAGGCCTCAAAAGAAAAAGGAAAAAGAAATTAGAGAAATGCGAGAGAGTTTAAAAGTAGGTGATGAGGTTATTACTATTGGTGGCATCTATGGTAAAATAATAAAAATCAAGGATGAGATTATTACCATAGAAGTAGGTGCTAATAAGACTAAAATTGATGTAACCCGCTGGGCAATAGGTGCAGTTATCAACAGAAAAGAGACAAAAGAATCAAAAGAAGATAGCGAAGAAAATAGCTAA
- a CDS encoding TIGR04086 family membrane protein — MKEKTLVKGINIGKSLVLSFTITLVLILIISLLLTYTSLKESKIPLLNTVIMIISITFGSMYMAIKMEENGWLYGGIVGALYFVLLVLLNYFFIKPFVFDIYSLSKFFVALVTGIIGGVIGINIK, encoded by the coding sequence ATGAAGGAAAAAACCTTAGTTAAAGGAATAAACATTGGGAAGAGTTTAGTACTATCTTTTACAATAACGTTAGTGCTGATTTTAATAATTTCTCTGCTATTAACTTATACATCTCTTAAAGAATCGAAGATACCTTTATTGAATACTGTAATAATGATTATAAGTATTACATTTGGAAGCATGTACATGGCCATTAAGATGGAAGAAAATGGATGGCTCTATGGAGGGATTGTGGGAGCTTTATATTTTGTTTTATTAGTACTTTTGAATTATTTCTTTATAAAGCCTTTTGTATTCGATATATATTCGCTTAGCAAATTTTTTGTAGCCTTGGTGACCGGAATTATTGGAGGAGTAATAGGCATAAATATAAAATAA
- the scfA gene encoding six-cysteine ranthipeptide SCIFF, protein MKYIKTISGNNLKDTVLKGGCGECQTSCQSACKTSCTVGNQKCENR, encoded by the coding sequence ATGAAATACATAAAGACCATATCTGGGAATAACCTTAAGGATACTGTATTAAAGGGCGGTTGCGGTGAATGTCAAACTTCTTGTCAATCAGCCTGCAAGACTTCATGTACAGTAGGAAATCAGAAGTGTGAGAACAGATAG